The proteins below are encoded in one region of Microbispora sp. NBC_01189:
- a CDS encoding amidohydrolase family protein: MNVEELVAIDVHTHAEVSVGGHASLSAELFGASEKYFREHPRPTIPEMAAYYRERRMAAVVFTVDAEHATGHPRISNEEVAESCAAHADVLIPFASVDPWKGRAGVREARRLVEEYGVRGFKFHPSIQGFSPDDRMAYPLYELIEELGAIALFHTGQTGIGAGVPGGGGIRLKHSNPMLVDDVAVDFPELRIILAHPSFPWQDEALAVATHKPYVHIDLSGWSPKYFPPQLVRYANTLLKDKVLFGSDYPVITPDRWLADFDRLEIKPEVRPKILKDNAARLLGLGGQKGTLQP; the protein is encoded by the coding sequence GTGAACGTCGAGGAGCTGGTCGCGATCGACGTGCACACGCACGCCGAGGTGTCGGTCGGCGGGCACGCCTCGCTGAGCGCGGAGCTGTTCGGCGCCTCCGAGAAGTACTTCAGGGAACATCCGCGGCCGACGATCCCGGAGATGGCCGCCTACTACCGCGAGCGGAGGATGGCGGCGGTGGTGTTCACCGTCGACGCCGAGCACGCGACCGGCCACCCCCGCATCTCCAACGAGGAGGTCGCCGAGAGCTGCGCCGCGCACGCGGACGTGCTGATCCCCTTCGCCAGTGTCGATCCGTGGAAGGGCCGGGCCGGCGTCCGCGAGGCGCGCCGCCTCGTGGAAGAGTACGGCGTGCGCGGGTTCAAGTTCCATCCGAGCATCCAGGGCTTCTCCCCCGACGACCGCATGGCCTATCCCCTCTACGAGCTGATCGAGGAACTCGGCGCGATCGCGCTGTTCCACACCGGGCAGACCGGCATCGGCGCGGGCGTCCCGGGCGGGGGCGGCATCCGGCTGAAGCACTCCAACCCCATGCTGGTGGACGACGTCGCCGTGGACTTCCCCGAGCTGCGGATCATCCTCGCCCACCCGTCCTTCCCCTGGCAGGACGAGGCGCTGGCGGTCGCCACGCACAAGCCGTACGTCCACATCGACCTGTCCGGATGGTCGCCCAAGTATTTCCCGCCGCAGCTCGTGCGGTACGCGAACACGCTGCTCAAGGACAAGGTGCTGTTCGGGTCCGACTATCCGGTGATCACCCCGGACCGCTGGCTCGCCGACTTCGACCGGCTCGAGATCAAGCCGGAGGTCCGCCCGAAGATCCTCAAGGACAACGCCGCACGCCTGCTCGGGCTCGGCGGGCAGAAAGGGACGCTACAGCCATGA
- a CDS encoding SDR family oxidoreductase, whose product MDLSGKVAVVTGAGRGLGRAYAEALAAAGAAVVVNDVDGDSAARVVDGITAEGGRAALVAAPVGSAEVADRLVDTAVKEFGRLDVMVTNAGILRDRVLWKMSDDDFDAVIGVHLRGTFTCARAAAVRMREQGTGGRLVLVSSPAGQRGNFGQTNYAAAKAGIVAMARTWAMELARANITVNAIVPVAATEMTRTIPAFAPIIEEAERTGRPFPAWLRQGEGMGTVEDVAPLVVFLASDASADVTGQAIGIGGDRLALWSHPSEKSVAYTYGGWSADAIAAAWPEGVGAEPETYGIPAPDAPRGGS is encoded by the coding sequence ATGGATCTGTCGGGCAAGGTGGCCGTCGTCACCGGCGCGGGCCGGGGCCTCGGGCGCGCGTACGCCGAGGCGCTGGCGGCGGCCGGCGCGGCGGTGGTCGTGAACGACGTGGACGGCGACTCCGCGGCGCGCGTCGTGGACGGAATCACCGCGGAGGGAGGCAGGGCGGCCCTGGTCGCCGCCCCGGTCGGCTCCGCCGAGGTCGCCGACCGGCTGGTCGACACGGCCGTCAAGGAGTTCGGCCGGCTCGACGTGATGGTCACCAACGCCGGCATCCTGCGCGACCGGGTGCTGTGGAAGATGTCGGACGACGACTTCGACGCGGTGATCGGCGTGCACCTGCGCGGCACGTTCACCTGCGCCCGCGCGGCGGCGGTCCGGATGCGGGAGCAGGGGACGGGCGGCCGCCTCGTCCTCGTCTCCTCCCCCGCGGGCCAGCGCGGCAACTTCGGCCAGACCAACTACGCCGCGGCCAAGGCCGGCATCGTCGCCATGGCCCGCACCTGGGCGATGGAGCTGGCCAGGGCGAACATCACCGTCAACGCGATCGTGCCGGTCGCGGCCACCGAGATGACCCGGACGATCCCGGCGTTCGCCCCGATCATCGAGGAGGCGGAGCGGACCGGGCGTCCGTTCCCCGCATGGCTGCGTCAGGGCGAGGGCATGGGCACGGTCGAGGACGTCGCCCCGCTGGTCGTCTTCCTCGCCTCGGACGCCTCCGCGGACGTGACGGGCCAGGCCATCGGCATCGGCGGCGACCGGCTCGCGCTCTGGTCCCATCCGAGCGAGAAGTCGGTGGCGTACACCTACGGCGGCTGGTCGGCCGACGCCATCGCCGCCGCGTGGCCGGAGGGCGTCGGCGCCGAGCCCGAGACGTACGGCATCCCCGCGCCGGACGCGCCGAGGGGAGGCTCGTGA
- a CDS encoding PaaX family transcriptional regulator C-terminal domain-containing protein produces MSTGDHDQTAGSMRPQSLMFSFLGIYALDRRTAIYSGSVIDVFARLGVSEEAVRSTLARMVKRNLLERHRRGRKMYFALTPHAAEVLEDGRRRVWETGAVNRDWDGTWTMVGFSLPDSRRSTRHDLRSRLVWGGFGLLQSGLWIAPGAKDVTEILASLDHASLDMADHVTVLTARAFKPTEAADLVRKAFDIEQIAARYRAFLARWDASLPLPEAPDDLARQLLLHTDWLQLVRQDPHLPAEHLPGDWPAIRAEQVFQTLARDYQPRAAETAGAVLDTLAL; encoded by the coding sequence GTGAGCACCGGCGACCACGACCAGACGGCGGGTTCCATGCGCCCCCAGTCGTTGATGTTCAGCTTTCTCGGGATCTACGCGCTGGACCGCCGCACCGCCATCTACTCGGGCAGCGTCATCGACGTGTTCGCCCGTCTCGGCGTCTCCGAGGAGGCCGTACGGTCGACACTCGCCCGTATGGTGAAGCGGAACCTGCTGGAACGGCACCGGCGAGGACGCAAGATGTACTTCGCGCTCACCCCGCACGCCGCCGAGGTGCTGGAGGACGGGCGCAGGCGGGTGTGGGAGACCGGGGCGGTGAACCGCGACTGGGACGGCACCTGGACCATGGTCGGGTTCTCGCTGCCGGACAGCCGGCGCAGCACCCGGCACGACCTTCGGTCCCGGCTCGTCTGGGGCGGGTTCGGCCTGCTGCAGAGCGGGCTGTGGATCGCGCCCGGCGCCAAGGACGTCACCGAGATCCTCGCCTCCCTCGACCACGCATCCCTCGATATGGCCGACCACGTCACCGTGCTGACCGCCCGGGCCTTCAAGCCGACCGAGGCGGCCGACCTCGTCCGCAAGGCCTTCGACATCGAGCAGATCGCCGCCCGCTACCGGGCGTTCCTCGCCCGGTGGGACGCCTCCCTGCCCCTGCCGGAGGCGCCGGACGACCTCGCCCGGCAGTTGCTGCTGCACACCGACTGGCTGCAGCTCGTCCGGCAGGATCCCCACCTGCCGGCCGAGCACCTGCCCGGCGACTGGCCCGCGATCCGGGCCGAGCAGGTCTTCCAGACACTCGCCCGCGACTACCAGCCGCGGGCCGCCGAGACGGCCGGCGCCGTCCTGGACACCCTCGCCCTCTGA
- a CDS encoding PHB depolymerase family esterase: MKRLLAVLAGVCAAVLYAAVTLVSAQSAAAATLTEVTNFGANPGNLRMHLYVPNTVQSNPAIVLAMHPCGGSGPGFYSSSEFASQADRYGFIVIYPSASKKSNCFDNWSDASKVRGGQTDPVSLMSMITYVESQYHGDPNRVFATGSSSGAMMTNAMLGLYPEVFKAGAAFMGVPFTCFPNEAAYSPGGNSAPCVGKTAQQWGDVVRNQNPSYRGPWPRMQLWHGTSDNVVAYSELEEEIKRWTNVNGLSQTPTSTDTPQSGWSRRRYADSSGTVKVEAYTIQGAGHSLPSGGMAAVAIQFFGLTGTSQSPSPSPSQSPSQSPSRTPSSTPSATPSVTPSVTPSDPQTGACRVSYRPNTWNNGFTADITVTNTGAAINGWTVTWSWPGNQQVTSAWNATVTQSGTQVTARNVSYNASIPAGGNTSFGFQGTYSGTNTAPARFTLNGTACANG, encoded by the coding sequence ATGAAGCGATTACTCGCGGTACTCGCCGGTGTCTGTGCCGCGGTGCTGTACGCCGCAGTGACCCTGGTGTCCGCGCAGTCGGCCGCCGCGGCCACGCTGACCGAGGTGACGAACTTCGGCGCCAACCCCGGCAACCTGCGGATGCACCTGTACGTGCCGAACACGGTGCAGTCGAACCCGGCGATCGTGCTGGCCATGCATCCGTGCGGCGGCTCCGGGCCGGGCTTCTACTCGTCCAGCGAGTTCGCGTCGCAGGCCGACCGGTACGGCTTCATCGTCATCTACCCGTCGGCCTCGAAGAAGAGCAACTGCTTCGACAACTGGTCCGACGCGTCGAAGGTGCGCGGCGGCCAGACCGACCCGGTGTCGCTCATGTCGATGATCACCTACGTCGAGTCGCAGTACCACGGCGACCCGAACCGGGTGTTCGCGACCGGCAGCTCCTCGGGCGCCATGATGACCAACGCCATGCTCGGCCTCTACCCGGAGGTCTTCAAGGCGGGCGCGGCGTTCATGGGCGTGCCGTTCACCTGCTTCCCGAACGAGGCGGCGTACAGCCCGGGCGGCAACTCCGCGCCGTGCGTCGGCAAGACCGCTCAGCAGTGGGGCGACGTCGTGCGCAACCAGAACCCCAGCTACCGGGGGCCGTGGCCGCGCATGCAGCTCTGGCACGGCACCAGCGACAACGTGGTCGCCTACTCCGAGCTGGAGGAGGAGATCAAGCGGTGGACCAACGTGAACGGCCTCAGCCAGACGCCGACCAGCACGGACACCCCGCAGTCGGGCTGGAGCCGCCGCCGCTACGCCGATTCCTCCGGCACGGTGAAGGTCGAGGCCTACACCATCCAGGGCGCGGGTCACAGCCTCCCGTCGGGCGGGATGGCCGCCGTCGCCATCCAGTTCTTCGGCCTCACGGGCACCAGCCAGAGCCCGAGCCCGAGCCCCAGTCAGAGCCCTAGCCAGAGCCCCAGCAGGACGCCCAGCTCGACCCCGAGCGCGACGCCCTCTGTGACTCCCTCTGTGACCCCGTCGGACCCGCAGACCGGTGCGTGCCGGGTCAGCTACCGCCCCAACACCTGGAACAACGGGTTCACGGCGGACATCACGGTCACCAACACGGGTGCCGCGATCAACGGCTGGACGGTCACCTGGAGCTGGCCGGGCAACCAGCAGGTCACCAGCGCCTGGAACGCCACGGTGACCCAGTCCGGCACGCAGGTGACGGCGCGCAACGTCTCCTACAACGCCTCGATCCCCGCCGGAGGCAACACCAGCTTCGGCTTCCAGGGCACCTACAGCGGGACCAACACCGCGCCGGCCCGCTTCACGCTCAACGGCACGGCCTGCGCCAACGGATAG
- a CDS encoding MarR family winged helix-turn-helix transcriptional regulator, with translation MLVIASRTPPAAPQSAPAPRLSYLVFRLERRIRAHLDDSLARHGVTTTEYMALSELRTRDGLSSAELARIAFVTPQAMNLVIRDLERRGLIRRDPHPAGGRVLCARLTSEGVSVLQRCDGSLDDIETVMLAKVDATMRGTLREGLTLCARALRTGAHLDTH, from the coding sequence ATGCTGGTGATCGCCTCCCGCACCCCTCCGGCCGCCCCGCAGAGCGCTCCGGCGCCCCGTCTGAGCTACCTGGTGTTCCGACTGGAGCGTCGCATCCGAGCCCACCTGGACGACTCACTCGCCCGGCACGGCGTCACCACGACGGAGTACATGGCCCTGAGCGAGCTTCGCACACGTGACGGGCTGTCGTCGGCGGAACTGGCCCGCATCGCCTTCGTCACGCCGCAGGCGATGAACCTGGTCATCCGCGACCTAGAACGGCGCGGGCTGATCCGCCGCGACCCGCACCCGGCCGGCGGACGGGTGCTGTGCGCCCGCCTCACCTCCGAGGGCGTGTCGGTGCTGCAGCGGTGCGATGGCTCGCTCGACGACATCGAGACGGTCATGCTCGCCAAGGTCGACGCCACGATGCGCGGCACGCTCAGGGAGGGTCTGACCCTCTGCGCCCGGGCCCTGCGCACCGGCGCCCACCTCGACACGCACTGA
- a CDS encoding GlxA family transcriptional regulator: protein MQRRVVRRVVIVVFDGFQMFDLAGPADVFATANLLAREEGYRVEVTAVRAGAVPAQNGIVTLAETAIGEVAGPIDTLLVVGGLSVPEHLGDRELIGGVARLAAGARRVASVCNGSFVLAEAGLLRGRRATTHWLVAGEMADRYPDVEVDADPIYIRDGNVWTSAGVSSGVDLALALVAGDHGHRLARNVARGLVVYLHRPGGQSQFSAPMRAAVPRAEPLREIQAFIDANPAEDLSVPALARRAGMSERHFSRVFTEQTGVSPGRYVERSRADAARRLLETTAHPLDRVARETGLGAPETLYRVFRRHWRVSPGDYRRRFRSKETSK, encoded by the coding sequence ATGCAACGACGGGTGGTCCGACGTGTGGTCATCGTGGTCTTCGACGGCTTCCAGATGTTCGATCTGGCCGGGCCGGCGGACGTCTTCGCGACCGCGAACCTGCTCGCCCGCGAGGAGGGTTACCGCGTCGAGGTGACGGCCGTGCGCGCCGGGGCCGTGCCGGCCCAGAACGGGATCGTCACGCTCGCGGAGACCGCCATCGGCGAGGTCGCGGGCCCGATCGACACCCTGCTCGTCGTGGGCGGGCTGTCCGTGCCGGAGCACCTGGGCGATCGGGAGCTGATCGGCGGCGTCGCCCGGCTGGCCGCAGGGGCGCGCCGGGTCGCCTCCGTCTGCAACGGAAGCTTCGTCCTCGCGGAGGCCGGACTGCTGCGCGGCCGGCGCGCGACCACCCACTGGCTGGTGGCGGGCGAGATGGCCGACCGCTATCCGGACGTCGAGGTGGACGCCGATCCGATCTACATCCGGGACGGGAATGTCTGGACCTCGGCCGGGGTCAGCTCGGGCGTCGATCTCGCCCTCGCGCTCGTCGCCGGCGATCACGGCCACCGGCTCGCCAGGAACGTGGCCCGGGGGCTCGTGGTGTATCTGCACCGGCCGGGCGGACAGAGCCAGTTCAGCGCCCCCATGCGGGCCGCCGTCCCGCGCGCAGAGCCGCTGCGTGAGATCCAGGCGTTCATCGACGCCAACCCCGCCGAGGACCTCAGCGTGCCCGCACTCGCCCGGCGGGCGGGGATGAGCGAGCGGCACTTCTCCCGTGTCTTCACCGAGCAGACCGGGGTCTCGCCCGGCAGGTACGTCGAACGCAGCAGGGCCGACGCGGCCCGGCGGCTGCTGGAGACGACCGCCCACCCCCTGGACAGGGTCGCCAGGGAGACGGGGCTCGGCGCTCCCGAGACCCTCTATCGCGTCTTCCGCCGCCACTGGCGTGTCTCACCCGGCGACTACCGCCGCCGGTTCCGATCGAAGGAGACCAGCAAATGA
- a CDS encoding DJ-1/PfpI family protein: MNVAIPLYPRFTALDAVGPYTVLVFAPGCTVTFVAAEPGPVLDDRGSLTLAATASYADLPAPDVIVVPGGPGTIEALSDAALLGWIARAHERTRWTTSVCSGSFLLGAAGLLTGRKATSHWGWLDQLAGFGAEPVSERVVTDGKIVTAAGVSSGIDMALTLLAAMRDEETAQSVQLAIEYDPQPPFAAGSPKTAPAGLTDKAMALIN, from the coding sequence ATGAACGTCGCCATCCCCCTCTATCCGAGGTTCACCGCCCTCGACGCCGTCGGGCCGTACACGGTGCTGGTCTTCGCGCCCGGCTGCACGGTCACGTTCGTCGCGGCCGAGCCGGGGCCGGTGCTCGACGACCGGGGGAGCCTGACCCTGGCGGCCACCGCGTCGTACGCCGACCTGCCCGCACCGGACGTGATCGTCGTGCCGGGGGGACCCGGGACGATCGAGGCGCTGTCCGACGCCGCGCTGCTGGGCTGGATCGCGCGGGCGCACGAACGGACACGGTGGACCACCTCGGTGTGCAGCGGCTCGTTCCTGCTGGGCGCGGCCGGGCTGCTGACGGGCCGGAAGGCCACCTCCCATTGGGGATGGCTCGACCAGCTCGCCGGGTTCGGCGCCGAGCCGGTCAGCGAGCGTGTGGTGACCGACGGGAAGATCGTGACGGCGGCCGGCGTGTCGTCGGGCATCGACATGGCCCTCACCCTGCTGGCCGCGATGCGCGACGAGGAGACGGCCCAGTCCGTGCAACTCGCCATCGAGTACGACCCGCAGCCCCCCTTCGCCGCCGGAAGCCCGAAGACCGCCCCGGCCGGCCTGACCGACAAGGCGATGGCGTTGATCAATTGA
- a CDS encoding DUF2306 domain-containing protein — MREPGSVRRIHRTIGRAYLLAGVLPSAVATIPVAMWSGRVVTQVGLTTAAVLWLVTGGLAYRAARRRDSAAPEQWESSRPR, encoded by the coding sequence GTGCGAGAGCCGGGAAGCGTACGGCGGATCCACCGGACGATCGGCCGGGCCTATCTCCTCGCCGGAGTGCTGCCGTCCGCGGTGGCCACGATCCCGGTCGCGATGTGGTCGGGCCGCGTCGTGACGCAGGTCGGCCTCACGACCGCGGCCGTCCTGTGGCTGGTCACCGGCGGCCTCGCGTACCGGGCCGCCCGCAGGCGTGACTCCGCGGCGCCGGAGCAGTGGGAGAGCTCGCGACCTCGATGA
- a CDS encoding GntR family transcriptional regulator — MFDREGPVPVYKQIAELIHAQIRHGELIEGDAIPSEAEMEAEYGVARATARRVTRELRELGLVQTQPGLGTFVGDGAVYRPRRRPLLYEQMAKEIAERIERRELKTNRPIPSEKSLMQQYGVAKATVRQAVKFLRDQGYVFTVPHRGTYVSSPEKWPQD, encoded by the coding sequence ATGTTCGACCGCGAGGGTCCGGTACCCGTCTACAAGCAGATCGCCGAACTCATCCACGCGCAGATCCGTCATGGCGAGTTGATCGAGGGCGACGCCATCCCGAGTGAGGCGGAGATGGAAGCGGAGTACGGCGTGGCTCGCGCCACGGCACGACGAGTTACCCGGGAACTGAGGGAACTCGGCCTCGTTCAGACCCAGCCAGGTCTGGGAACCTTCGTCGGCGACGGCGCTGTCTACCGTCCCCGACGACGACCACTGCTTTACGAGCAGATGGCGAAGGAGATCGCGGAACGTATCGAGCGCCGGGAACTGAAGACGAATCGGCCGATCCCGAGCGAGAAGTCGCTCATGCAGCAGTATGGCGTGGCCAAGGCAACGGTGCGGCAGGCTGTCAAGTTCCTCCGGGACCAGGGGTATGTCTTCACCGTCCCCCACCGCGGCACGTACGTGTCCTCGCCGGAGAAATGGCCACAGGACTGA
- a CDS encoding GntR family transcriptional regulator has protein sequence MLDHDGDTHLYVQIAEIIREQIQRGDLAPGRPIPSEAAIQSEFGVARTTARRAVHMLREEGLIYTVQGEGTFVAAPDSAPREPRKLPMYRKIAEDIVQEIRSGDLRPRRPVPSETALVQRYEVARETVRRAIGRLRDQGWVYTVPQRGTFVSAEDKWPED, from the coding sequence GTGCTCGACCATGACGGTGACACCCATCTGTACGTCCAGATCGCTGAGATCATCCGCGAGCAGATCCAGCGAGGCGACCTCGCGCCTGGACGGCCCATCCCAAGTGAGGCCGCCATCCAGAGCGAATTCGGGGTGGCACGGACGACCGCTCGGCGAGCCGTCCACATGCTGCGCGAAGAAGGCCTGATCTACACGGTGCAGGGCGAGGGCACATTCGTCGCCGCACCGGACAGCGCGCCGCGGGAACCACGCAAGCTTCCGATGTATCGGAAGATCGCCGAGGACATCGTCCAGGAGATCCGGAGCGGAGACCTGCGACCTCGGCGTCCCGTACCGAGCGAGACGGCTTTGGTGCAGAGATACGAGGTGGCACGCGAGACGGTCCGCAGGGCGATCGGCCGCCTTCGCGATCAAGGCTGGGTCTACACCGTCCCTCAACGAGGGACCTTTGTCTCAGCAGAGGACAAGTGGCCGGAAGATTAG
- a CDS encoding JAB domain-containing protein has protein sequence MRVKDLPLADQPRERLLASGAAALADRELLALLLGSGSRGVSAVELASQVIAHCGDLGELARSEAHRLLAVPGVGPAKAARVAAAFHLVRRAQAEPERSRITCSADIASAAAPLLHGHPRERLVVIVCDGRGAVLRRTVLSEGGSDHTPAPVRDIVTTVLLSGGAAFGLAHNHPSGSLDPSPSDVEVTARLHEAADTVGLRFLDHVIVTDTAWRRVPGT, from the coding sequence ATGCGTGTCAAAGACCTGCCCCTGGCCGACCAGCCCCGCGAGAGGTTGCTGGCGTCCGGAGCGGCGGCGCTCGCCGACAGAGAGCTGCTCGCCCTGCTGCTCGGCTCGGGCAGCAGGGGTGTGAGCGCCGTGGAGCTCGCCTCCCAGGTCATCGCCCACTGCGGCGACCTCGGAGAGCTGGCTCGCTCCGAGGCCCACCGGCTGCTCGCCGTACCGGGGGTGGGCCCGGCCAAGGCGGCCCGGGTGGCCGCCGCCTTCCACCTCGTACGGCGGGCCCAGGCGGAGCCGGAGCGGAGCAGGATCACCTGCTCGGCCGACATCGCCTCGGCCGCCGCTCCCCTGCTGCACGGGCACCCGCGCGAGCGGCTCGTCGTGATCGTCTGCGACGGCCGCGGCGCGGTGCTGCGGCGCACGGTGCTCAGTGAAGGCGGCAGCGACCATACGCCGGCGCCGGTCCGGGACATCGTCACCACCGTCCTCCTCTCCGGCGGGGCCGCCTTCGGCCTCGCCCACAACCACCCGAGCGGTTCGCTCGATCCCAGCCCCTCCGACGTCGAGGTCACCGCCCGCCTCCACGAGGCCGCCGACACCGTCGGCCTCCGCTTCCTCGACCACGTGATCGTCACCGACACCGCCTGGCGCCGCGTTCCGGGGACATAG
- a CDS encoding GntR family transcriptional regulator, producing the protein MANSDPVYLRVVEDIRRQIIDGTLPPGAPIPSRHQITRKYSVGETAARHALRVLAQEGLIISRVGSGHRVRERPILLPLHRGRSPEPHTAFASDMHAGGRHPSWSWRSELADAPPDIVHRLRLGESGPVMRTRHIFRGDGRPLQLLTTYEPIEPGQGQGAEEGTYERRSAAFRLAASGTPITEISEAVHVRVPQPTESDLLELPAGVQVLQIERTYWSGDRPVETSDAVVPGDRFRLVYGIPSPL; encoded by the coding sequence ATGGCTAACTCTGATCCGGTCTACCTGCGCGTAGTCGAAGACATCCGCCGCCAGATCATCGACGGCACGCTCCCACCGGGCGCACCGATCCCGTCGCGGCACCAGATAACCCGGAAGTACAGCGTCGGAGAGACAGCCGCGCGCCACGCGCTGCGGGTGCTCGCCCAGGAGGGCCTCATCATCAGCCGGGTGGGCTCCGGGCACCGGGTGCGGGAGAGACCGATCCTGCTCCCGCTCCACCGCGGCCGCTCCCCCGAACCCCACACCGCCTTCGCGAGCGACATGCACGCGGGCGGCCGGCATCCGAGCTGGAGCTGGCGCAGCGAGCTCGCGGACGCGCCGCCCGACATCGTCCACCGGCTGCGCCTCGGTGAGTCCGGCCCGGTGATGCGGACCCGCCACATCTTCCGCGGCGACGGCAGACCCCTCCAGCTGCTCACCACGTACGAGCCGATCGAGCCGGGGCAGGGCCAGGGAGCGGAGGAGGGCACCTACGAACGCAGGAGCGCGGCCTTCCGCCTCGCGGCGAGCGGCACGCCCATCACCGAGATCAGCGAGGCCGTGCACGTCCGCGTGCCCCAACCGACCGAGAGCGATCTCCTGGAGCTGCCCGCCGGCGTGCAGGTGCTCCAGATCGAGCGTACGTACTGGTCGGGAGACCGCCCGGTCGAGACCAGCGACGCCGTGGTGCCCGGTGATCGCTTCCGCCTGGTCTACGGCATTCCCAGTCCCCTCTGA
- the dapA gene encoding 4-hydroxy-tetrahydrodipicolinate synthase translates to MASPTGTSDAPFGRALTAMVTPFTSDGAVDYEGVQRIAAYLVDEQRNDGLVVSGTTGESPTTSDEEKDRILRAVVEAVGDRATVVAGAGTNDTRHSVELARAAERAGAHGLLVVTPYYSKPPQEGLVRHFTAVADATGLPVMLYDIPGRAATPITTESLFRLAEHPRIAAVKDAKGDLFAGSQVMAGTDLVFYSGDDLLNLPWLSVGAVGYVSVVGHVVGPDLAAMCDMYRTGDVAGALETHRRLLPVVSAIMTRTQGAIMVKAALTLVGQDGGYVRPPLVDATREQIAALREDLVTGGLKLVD, encoded by the coding sequence ATGGCATCGCCAACTGGAACCTCCGACGCCCCCTTCGGTCGCGCGCTGACCGCGATGGTCACACCGTTCACCTCTGACGGCGCCGTCGACTACGAGGGCGTCCAGCGGATCGCCGCCTATCTCGTCGACGAGCAGCGCAACGACGGACTGGTCGTGAGCGGCACCACCGGTGAGTCCCCCACCACCTCCGACGAGGAGAAAGACCGCATCCTGCGGGCGGTGGTCGAGGCCGTGGGAGACCGGGCCACCGTCGTCGCGGGCGCGGGCACCAACGACACGCGGCACAGTGTCGAGCTGGCCCGGGCCGCCGAGCGCGCGGGGGCGCACGGACTGCTGGTGGTGACTCCGTACTACAGTAAGCCGCCGCAGGAGGGGCTGGTCCGCCACTTCACCGCCGTCGCCGACGCGACCGGCCTTCCGGTGATGCTCTATGACATTCCCGGGCGTGCGGCCACGCCCATCACGACGGAGAGCCTGTTCCGGCTCGCCGAGCACCCGCGCATCGCGGCGGTCAAGGACGCCAAGGGCGACCTGTTCGCCGGCTCGCAGGTGATGGCGGGCACCGACCTGGTGTTCTACTCCGGCGACGACCTGCTGAACCTGCCCTGGCTGTCGGTGGGGGCGGTCGGCTACGTCAGTGTGGTGGGCCACGTCGTGGGCCCCGACCTCGCCGCCATGTGCGACATGTACCGCACCGGCGACGTGGCGGGCGCGCTGGAGACCCACCGGCGGCTCCTGCCGGTGGTGTCGGCGATCATGACGCGCACCCAGGGCGCGATCATGGTCAAGGCGGCGCTGACGCTGGTGGGCCAGGACGGCGGTTACGTCCGGCCTCCGCTGGTGGACGCCACCCGGGAGCAGATCGCGGCGCTTCGGGAGGACCTCGTCACAGGGGGTCTCAAGCTTGTGGATTAG